The DNA window GCTTCACGCCGCCGAGAGTTCCTCGCGGATGCTTCGGGCGCGCTCCTGACGCGCTACCCCCCGGGTCTCGCTTCAGCCTTGCGCAAGATCGCCAGTGACCCCGCCGAGCTGGCCACCGCCACCCGCGCCACACAGCACATGTTCATCGTGAACCCGTTGCGTGGGCTTGGCGGCACCTCGCTGTGGGACACCCACCCGCCCCTGGAGGAGCGCATCAAGCGGCTGGACGAGATGGGTTTCGCGACTACGGAGGGTGCAGCCCACGCGAGGCCGCGAGAGGGCCGGCCAGTTGAGGCGACGGTCGCTCCTGCCGCCGGGAGTATGGCGGCACAGTCGCCGGGCCTCGTGGCCATGGCAGCCGCCACGGCGGGGGCGAGCCAGGCGCCACCTGGGCAGGCTGAGAGCCCCGCCACTCCCACGCGGCCCCCATCGCGGGACATCAACGCCTGCCCGCGGTGCCGCGAGCCGATGGTGCGCGGTCGTCTCGCCGGGCAGACGCTGCGCGGCTGCCGGGCTTGTGGTGGCCTGTTCATCGCGGAGCAGGAGCTAACCCACCTGCTCACGGAGGCCCCCGAGCAGCTTGCCGCTGCCGACCATCGCTACCCCAACCTGGTCGGGAGAGGCTGGCACAGCTTCGCGGGGAAGCTATGCCCGGTCTGCAGCGAGGCCCTGCGGGCGACGCCGCTGCCCGGACACGCACGGATTGTCGTGGATCGCTGCCCGAACGGGCATGGCGTCTGGTTCGATGACGGCGAGGCGGCAGCGGCTACGGACTCGAAGCAGACCCCTCAGGCGCGCTCCTGAGTGCCACGTCAAGCTGTGCCTTGGTCACCTCGTCCATCGCCACCCGCGAGGGTGCTTTCTCACGCACCCCCCACCCGCGGTAGGCCGGTTCCGTGAAGTAGCCACCGCTCAGGACAAGCTGGTTGTACTCCCGGACCAGCTTGTTGAGGGCCTGCTCGGCCTCTCCTACCTCCTCCTCCGCCGCCGCGAGCTGGGCCAGCAGATCGGCGGCGCCGGTGGCCCCCGCCAGGGCAGGCCACTGGTGTAGCAGGGGAAGCAGGGCCGAGGTCAGCTCAGTCTCGGGACGCTGAGCCGTAGCCAGAGAGGTTGCGCCAGTGGCCTGCGTCTGCGCCCGGGCGACGCGCTCGAGGAGCGAGGCGTCCACCGCCCCGGATTGGCGCGCCAGTTGCACGAGGCTTGCGACGCGGGCATGCCGCCGCTGCAGCGCGTCAGCGACGGTCTCGGCCGCCTGCCTGCAGCTCTGATCGAGGCCCGCAAGGCGTTCGCGCCCACCCTTGAGCTTCACGGCTACGACGGCGCCGAGAGCAACCGTGACGAAGGTCCACGTGACCAGCCAGAAGCCCCCGACGACGAAGGCATAGCGTGTGCCATTCGCGACACTGAAGCTCGCCTGATGGGCGATGGCGTCCAGGTAGAGCACCGAGAAGGTCAACGCGAAGGCCAGGGCGGCAAACCCCACCCCCCACAGCAGGTAGAACCACAATAGCCGGGCCATGGTAGGCCCTCCTCTCCATGGTTCGTGACGTGGCTGCAGTTGATGGCTGGGGCTCGGCTTCGGCGGGAGTCGAGAGACACGTCGGACAACTACCATCACCTTCGGAGTCCGGCACGGACTCTCCTGCCCTCAGTTGCCGCCAGAGCGCGGGACGGGCTGTGCAAGAGGGACACTCGCCGCGTGGTCTCTTCTCCCCGACGGAGGTCGCCTCGTGCGTGGGGCGAACATCGCGTGAGGCGGAGCGCGGCGGCAGCCCCGCGCGTTCCCGGCCACGTTGGCGACGCGAAGGAGGGCGATTTGCATGCGACCGACGTGTATCCTGCTGCTCCTCATTCTGCTGGGGGGAGGGCCGATGGTCTGCGTGGCCCAGGCTCCGGCCGACTTCACTCCGGCTCCGTTCACCCCGCCTGGCCCCAACATGGCACTCCACAAGCACTACACGCTGGAACCGGCCCCGACCTACGGGGACTGCAGTCTGGACCCGGGGCGCGCCCTCTTGACGGATGGGACCTACACGCAGGGGTACTTCTGGGTGCAGAAGACGAGCGTGGGCTGGGTCCACAGCCGGCCTGTGGTCATCACGATTGACCTGGGGCAAGCCGAGCCGATCGCGGGACTGTCGTACAGCACCGCCGCAGGAGTGGCTGGCGTCAACTGGCCCCTGGGCATCCAGGTCCTGGTCAGTGATGACAGCAAGCAGTGGACCGCAGTCGGTGATCTGATCGCGCTGTCCAACAGGCGCGGGGCTCCGCCACCGACGCCCTACCGCCTCCACCGTTTCGTGACCGGGGACCTGCAGGCGCATGGCCGCTATGTGGCGCTGATCGTCGAGCAGATACCGTACTGCGTCGTGGATGAGGTTGAGGTCTACCGCGGCCAGGACGCCTGGCTGGAGGCGCCGCTGCGGGGTAGGCAAGCGAGCATATCGCCCCTCGAGTACTGGCGGTCCCGGCAGGTCGTGGACTCGGCCCAGGCACGGATGCGCGCCGACCTGGCGGAGATCGCCGGGGGGCTGGACGGCACGCCCCTCAGCGCAGCGGCGAGGGCGGCGTGGCGGGCCCGGGCGGACAGGCTGGGCGCCCAAATAGACGGCTGGGAAGACGTCCCGGAAGGCTTCACGACGGTCCTGCCGCTGTGCGAACTGCACGCCCGTGTGTATGCGCTGCAGGCGCCGCTGCTGCGGGCACGCGGGTACAGGAGTCTGACGGCCTGGGGCGGCTACCGCTATGACCCGCTACAGCCCTTGGAGGCGCCGGCGCGGCCTCCGGGCACGCCACCGACACTGACCGTGCGCATGATGCGCAACGAGCACCGGGCGGAGGTGCTGAACATCACTAACCCGACGGACGCGCCGCTGACGCCCACGATCAGGGCCAGCGGCCTGGGGCGCTACGCTCGGGCGCTGGCGCTGCGGGAGGTGCTCTTCACCGACACGCGCGACCGCATCCCGGTGGCGTCAGCGATCCTGGCGGGGCAGCCTGCCGAGAAGGGCCTGCGCCTGGCAGTCCCCGCCGGCATGACCCGCCAGATATGGCTGGATCTCGATACAGAAGGGCTGCCTGCCGGAGACATCCGGGCTGCTCTGACGATCAGCCCCGGGGGTCGGGGGGGCGTCGTGACAGTGCCCCTGAACCTGCATGTCGCCGACGTCGTCATGCCTGCCGAGTTCAGCACCGCCATCGGCGGCTGGGACGAGACCAACAACAAGGGCGGCTACCAGGTGACCGCCGAGAACATGATGCCGCTCATCAAGAACCTGAGGGACCACGGTGTGAACATGCCTTGGAGCAACCCTCAGGTTATGCCCACGCCTGGCCAGTATGACGCTGAAGGGAACATGACCGCACCTCCGGACTTCGCCGCGTGGGATGAGTGGGTCGCCCGCTGGCGCGGCGTACCGTACTGGGGCCTGTTTCCCAACGTCAAGAACACGTTCGCCGGCGAGACGATGGGCACGGCGCGCTTCAACAAGATGGTCGGCGCGTGGGCCACGGCCTGGGTGCAGCATGCCGCCACCCAGGGGATCAGACCGGGCCAGATCATGGTGCTGCTCGTGGACGAGCCACACACGGACGCGCAAGACCAGACCACCATCGCCTGGGCCAAGGCCCTGCATGCCGCCCAGCCGGACCTGGTCGTCTGGAACGACCCCACCCATCCCGATCCGGCAAAGGTGGACCCGGAGTTCTACGCCCAGGCCGACGTCCTGTGCCCCAATGCCTCCATCTTCCTCAGATCAGGCAAGCCCTACCAGGACTTCATGGTCGCTCGCCAGCAGGCCGGGTGCCAGTTGTGGTTCTACTCCTGCTCGGGCCCGTCCAAGCTGCTCGACCCGGCCTCCTACTACCGCGGGCAGTTCTGGCTGAACATCAAGTACGGGGGGAAGGGGTCCTGTTACTGGGCTTTCGGGGATGAGGCGGGCGGCTCGTGGAACGCCTACGTGCAGCCGCGGGCCTGCTACTCGCCCCTGTTTCTGAGCAAGACGGCCGTCACAGACGCCAAGCAGATGGAGGCGATCCGGGAGGGGGCCGAGGACTGTGAGTACTTCGCAATGCTCCGGGCGCGTGTCGAAGCGCTGGAGCGCGCGGGCGTATCGAACAGACTGGTAGCAGAGGCGCGGGCTCTGCTCACGACGGGGCCCGAGCAGGCGGTGGCGACCATGGGAGGAGAGAACCAGCTCTGGCGGACCGCCAAGGACCGCACGGTCATGGACCGGGTGCGGCTTGAGGCCCTGGACCTACTGGAGAAACTAGGCCGACTGTGAGCCGGCCCGAGGCCCCGCGCCTGGCGTCGGAGCCCGGCATACCCATCAGACGCTAGAAGGAGGCATCTGTCATGAGCACCCGCCGAGCTGGTCGTCTCATCTTCTCGCTGGTTGTCGTCTTGCTGTGCCTCTCGTCCGCCGCGTGGGCCCAGGGGCAGCCGCCCGCCACCAGGCATGTGCGCGTGGACGCGACGGTGGCGGTGGGGGCTGTCATGGGGCTCACCGATGCGTGCCTGACTGACAGCGCACGTTCACTGTGGCTGCTGACGCTGACTGAAGAGGTCAAGTCAGGCGACTGGGACAGGATGAAGGGCATCCTCGCCGACTACCAGCACCGGGACGTCGAGGCGGCTGTCTGGTTTGCCCGCCCCGACGGCTCCTACTACACCGTGGACAAGGGCCTGACGGACCAGAACCTGAGGGACCGCCCGTACTTCCCGAAGGCTATGGCCGGGCAGGCCACGCTCGGGGACCTGGTGGTCAGCAGGTCCACCGGCAAGTACGTGGCGGTCGTGACAGCCCCGGTCCGCAGAGGGGACGCGGTGGTTGGTGTCCTGGGGGCCTCGCTGTACCTCGACAAGCTGAGTGAGCGCATCGGGAACACCCTGAGCTTGCCGGACAACATCCATTTCTGGGGCAGCGACCCCGCAGGGAAGATCGTCGCGATCAATCGTCGGACTGAGCGGCTCTTCTGGGACCCGACCAACCTGAACAGCCCGACGTTGACGCAGGCGGTCGCGGAGATGTTGACCAAGCCACAGGGCTCGATAGGCTATGACTTCCAGGGCAGGAGACTCACGGGCGTGTACCAGAAGTCGCCCCTGACAGGCTGGTACTTCGTCCTCGGCGTACTGAAGCCGACCAAGTGAGGACGCGAGGCAGCGCCACCAGTATCTCCGCGCCAGTCCGGGCAGGTGAGTACCGAGATGAGTAGTTGCGAATGGAGCAGAGCGCTCATGGCTTGCGCGCTTGTGGTGTCTAGCTGTGCCACGGCCCAGACGCAGCAGGCCGGATACGAGTCGTTCGAGGACGGAGTACCCGCCTACCTCGCCGCCACCCGCGCCGGGAGCGTCAGCCTCAGCACCTGGCACAGCAAACAGGGCCAGCGGTCACTGCGGTGGGACTGGGCGCGAGGGGAGGAACTGGTGATCCGCCACGGCATCGACGACGTAGCCCGCCGGGGCGGCCTCGTCAACAGTAACCGGGCCTGCTTCGCCGTGTGGGTGTACATGGAGCAGCCGGTCGCGGACGCTCTGGTCTTCGAGTTCCGGGAAGGGGATGAGGTCACCGGCTCGTTCCGCTTCCCGCTGGGGTTCACCGGCTGGCGCCAGGGGCGGCCCTACTATGACCAGTTCCCCACCGGCAAGCCGACCTCAGCGGTGGACAACATCCGCATCACTGCTCCGAGCCAGGTGGACAAGGGGACTGTGTTCCTGGACTTCATCAAGTACAACACCCTCACCCACCCCGGCCGGGGCATCGTTCCTGAGAAGGAGGCGCTCTGGCAGCGCCCTCAGCCTGACGAGAAGCGCTTCCCCAAGCCGGACCACATCACCGACGCAGAGCGGGCAGGCATCCGCACGCTGATGGGCCCTGACATGGGGCCGGGCGTGGACGAAGCGAAGGCGAAGGAGTTGTGCGCCAAGGTCCAGGCGCTGGGGATCGTGCGGGATGAGCACGGCCTGCACGGGGGGCCGTCGATCGACAGGCACTACCAGTATTGCGGCTCGGTCGGGCAGTACGGGGCCAAGGAGAGCACGTACTGGCCGGACGAGAACGGCCCGGGCTGGATGGGCATGCAGAACCCCAGCGCTACGACCGGGCTCGGCTACCAGGTTGCGACTACCTACCGGGCCAGTCGCGACCCCGAGCAACGCCGTCGCCTGGCCGAAGCCTTCCTGCTCATCGAGGACCATCTCTACGACCAGGGCATGCAGGCTGGGGCCGGCTTCCACTGGAACTGGTGGGTCGGCGAGCCCTGGGCCAACGCTGTCTTCCTGATGCGCGACGTGCTGGCGGAGGCGGGGCGACTGGGCCGCCAGTGCGACTACCTGCTATGGAACTACGGCGGCGGTGACGTCTTCGCCGACACCCCGCCCCCCTCCCACATGGACTACTACCACCTGTCGGTATCTCCCCTCCTGCGCGCCTGCCTCGTGCAGGTGGAGCCGGAAGAGCAGGTCCGCTGGCTGAACGCCTTCAAGGGCATGCTCGAGCGGTCCATGCTGCAGCCTACCAGCGCCCTGAAGGTGGATGGCTCTGCCTACCACCACGGCGTCCACTACTTCGCCTACGCCCGGAACGCCTTCCGTACGCTCCCGGTGCTGCTCCAGCAACTGAGCGGCACGCCCTGGCGACTGAGTCCGGAGGCGCACGGGCGCTTCCGCCGGGCCATGCTTGCGCAGCGGATCTACTGCAATCAGCTTGACCTGCCCCTGGCGCTCAGCGGACGGCGCCCGTTCGGGTCGGAGTTCTACATCAAGGGCGTAGACCGCATCGCCCCGGAGGGCCTGGACGCTCTGGCCCGTTGCGGGAGCCCCGATGGGAAGCAGGCGGTGGACCAGGAAGTGGCCGCGGCCTACCTGCGCCTGGTGCCTGAAGCGGCCAACCAGGAGCCCTACCGCGGCCTGGGGATCAAGCCGGAGCCGGACCCGACCGGCACGTTCGTGATGCCGTACGCCAACATCCTGTGCCATCGCCGCGATAGCTGGCTGGCCTGCGTTCACGGGCAGAGCAAGTACCTGTGGGGGACTGAGCGGGATGACAATGTGAACTGCTTCGGGCTGTTCCAGAGCCTGGGCAACCTGGAGGTCCTGGCGAGCGGCAACCCCGTCAGCGCGCAGGCGAGCGGCCGTGAGGGACTCGGCTGGGACTGGCGGAGGTTCGAGGGCACAACCGTGCCGCAACTGCCCCTCGAGACGATCGCCAAGGGGTGGGCCACCCCGTACTCGCCCGAGACCTTCGTCGGCGGGCTGTCGCACCAGGGGCGCCAGGGGATCTTCGCCATGGCGGTCAACCAAGCCATGCCCGGTCAGAGGACCCTCACCGGCAGGAAGAGCTGGTTCTTCAGCGATGACCGCATCCTGTGCCTGGGATCGGACATCACCTGCGACGAGGCGGGGTACGCCACGCAGACCACATTGTGTCAGAAGTGCCTGCCCAAGAATGACAAGGGGGAGCTGCCCCCGACCCCTGTGGACGGCACGGATCTCACGGGCCTCCCGGGTGACCAGGCCCTGGACGAGGGGAAGCCCCACTGGTTCCTGGACGTGCAGCAGACCGGCTACTTCGTGCCTGCCGGACAGAAGCTGTCAGTCGCGCGCAAACACCAGATGAGCCGAGAGTATGCCAACGCGAGAGACACCGAGGGGGACTTCCTGACCGCCTGGATTGATCACGGCAAGGCGCCTGCCGGGGCCGGCTACGAGTATCTGCTGTCAGTCGGGGCCACCCCGGAAGTGATGCGGGAACTCGCCGCCAAGCCGCCCTACCGGGTGATGCAGCGCGACCAGGCGGCCCACATCGTCTGGGATGTGCCCGGCCGTCGCTGGGAGTGCGCGCTCTTCGTCCCGCAGGAGCCTACCGCCCACACCGTCGGCGCTGACGCCCTGCCGGTCAAGGCCGTGGACCGCGCCTGCCTCATCATGGCGGAAGCCGTCCGGGACGGGCAACTGGTGCTGAGCGTGGCCGATCCGGACCTGAACCTGGACAAGGGAGTGAACCAGCCGCGGCCGCTGCGCGTAACGCTCCGTGGATCCTGGCGCCTCCAGCAAGCGACCGGAACGGTCTGCGCCTGGTCCTTGCCCCAGGGCGGGGAGAGCATCCGGATCGTATCGGCCAGCGCAACGGATACGGTGCTCGAGATCGTCTGCGAGCACGGGGCGAGCTACGACCTGAAGCTCGTTCGGCAATAGCGGTCAGACACCGGCCGCCGTGTCACACCGCTGTGTCCTCGCTGAGCAGCCGGGCCACGTGCTCGTGGTCGCGTTCGGCGAATGCCTTGTTGTACTCCGCGGCCAACTCCGCTAGTCGTGGGTGGATGAGGCACGTCGTCCTGGCCGGGCACTCCCCGCACACGGTCTTGCCGCTCTCGCCCAGCCGGCCCACGCCCGCCAGTTCGCCAGGCCCTGCAGACTTGAACACCACCCCCAGCCCCTCCGTCCCTGCCCAGCAGGCGAAGTGGCACTCCAGCGCGTCCACCTCGGCCCAGTCGCCGGCCTCGAGGGCTAGATGCCGCCAAGTCCGCACGCCGCGTTGGTTCATCGGCTTGTGCCACAGGTGCAGCCGCCCCTCAAGGACCCCGTAGATCTCCACCGCCGGCAGCCCGTGCACGTGCACATCCTGCTTGTCCTTGGGGGTGAAGAAGCTCCAGGTGAAACCCAGTCCCTGGCGCTGGTACGGCAGGTAGGGGTCGGCCACGCGCAGGTTGAAGGCCCGCGTGCCAGCGGCGAGGATGTCGTGGATCTCGCACTCGCGCGCCACCCGGACGCCGCCCTCGTTGCTGGCCGCCCAATGCGTGGCCAGGGCGTCCATCGAGGGCCGCGCAAAGGGCTCTCCCAGCGGGGGCTTGGCCGTGGACAGGCTCTCCACGATCGCCCGTATGTTGGGTTCCGGCACTTCGGCGAGGATCTCCGCCGCCGTCAGCCAGCGGACCTGGTCGCCGAAGCCATCCAGCCAGGCCTCCCCTGCGGCGGTCAGCGAGATGTCCACAGGGCAGAGGTACCAGCGTTCAGGCAAGCCGGCATAGCGCGGCCCGGACATGTCGCTCGGGATGACCGGCAGCTCACGCTCGGGGAAGTAGCTCCCAGACGGCAGCGCGAGGTCCTCACCCAGTGGCCGCACCAGCGCGGTGTACAGATCTTCATTGGCACGGAGCTTCGTGGGCGGGAAGGTCCATCCGGTGGGCTTGCGGAGCAATAGGAGGCGCTCCGCACGACCGTCCTCGGACCTGCGGCGGATGAGGCAGTAGAGCACCATCGCTGCCACCCGCGGTGTGGTAGGTGGAGGGGTGCTGGCGGTCTGGGCCATGGCTACAACCTTCCTCTCAGTGCCAGGCCGCTCCGGTGGGCGGCCGGTCGGTGAGCGTGCCGAAGCGTGGGCCTCTGCACGCGGCTACTCCTGTCTGCCCGTGAAGCTGAGCACTCTGACTGTTCGCGTCATGCCTCGGTGGGGGCTGAGCGAGACGGGCGACGTGGTGACCTGTCCCGATGGGTGGTACCACGTCCCATGCGAGTCCCGGGCCGTTGGACGGCCCTGCTGTTCTAGTTCGCAGTTGGTACCGCAGTCCCTGCTGCCGGGCCGGAGGACCGGGTGTCAGCCCTGCGCGGTCTGCTTCTATCCCGACGGCCCCAGGGGCGACAGACTCGGTCGTGACGCGGGAGTTGGCCAATACGCAGCTTCGCCAGCGGGTGCGGGGG is part of the bacterium genome and encodes:
- a CDS encoding cache domain-containing protein; amino-acid sequence: MSTRRAGRLIFSLVVVLLCLSSAAWAQGQPPATRHVRVDATVAVGAVMGLTDACLTDSARSLWLLTLTEEVKSGDWDRMKGILADYQHRDVEAAVWFARPDGSYYTVDKGLTDQNLRDRPYFPKAMAGQATLGDLVVSRSTGKYVAVVTAPVRRGDAVVGVLGASLYLDKLSERIGNTLSLPDNIHFWGSDPAGKIVAINRRTERLFWDPTNLNSPTLTQAVAEMLTKPQGSIGYDFQGRRLTGVYQKSPLTGWYFVLGVLKPTK
- a CDS encoding LemA family protein, which produces MARLLWFYLLWGVGFAALAFALTFSVLYLDAIAHQASFSVANGTRYAFVVGGFWLVTWTFVTVALGAVVAVKLKGGRERLAGLDQSCRQAAETVADALQRRHARVASLVQLARQSGAVDASLLERVARAQTQATGATSLATAQRPETELTSALLPLLHQWPALAGATGAADLLAQLAAAEEEVGEAEQALNKLVREYNQLVLSGGYFTEPAYRGWGVREKAPSRVAMDEVTKAQLDVALRSAPEGSASSP
- a CDS encoding M48 family metalloprotease, which gives rise to MFRQIESNKRWSLVLVLLCMGMLIAVGWALEVYYDLPDYTGILAALVVALVVAAMSYYGGDSIVLAGSQAQPVSHEDEPRLCNVVEEMAIAAGLPVPEVYVIEDAAPNAFATGRDPRHARVAITRGLMQKLNRDELQGVIAHELSHIRNYDTLFMTLIAVLVGTVVLLSDVVWRTRGRGVRPARNCGVIVIVALLFLLLSPVAARLIQMAASRRREFLADASGALLTRYPPGLASALRKIASDPAELATATRATQHMFIVNPLRGLGGTSLWDTHPPLEERIKRLDEMGFATTEGAAHARPREGRPVEATVAPAAGSMAAQSPGLVAMAAATAGASQAPPGQAESPATPTRPPSRDINACPRCREPMVRGRLAGQTLRGCRACGGLFIAEQELTHLLTEAPEQLAAADHRYPNLVGRGWHSFAGKLCPVCSEALRATPLPGHARIVVDRCPNGHGVWFDDGEAAAATDSKQTPQARS